Genomic DNA from Apis mellifera strain DH4 linkage group LG6, Amel_HAv3.1, whole genome shotgun sequence:
GCGGCCGTTGTAATCGGTCAACGAGGAGATGAACCTCGGCTCCTGCACCTCGACTTCCTTCAGCACGTCCTGAACCACCCGACACACCTCTTGGATCGTCTTCATCACCTGGCTCTTCCTTGTCATCACACGCTCCCCGAAATACTTGTTGATCTGGTACACCATCTTGGATTGAGCCGCCAGCATATCGGCCGGCAACAGCATGGTTGCCGCGGCCTGAAGCCTTTCGAAGGCTTCTTTATCACGTTTATTACTCTCGATCACCGCATTCTGCCTCCACACCTCCCGATCGACCAATCTTCTTACGATGTTGGACCAGTCGTTCCTCGCCCTCGTTCTCCcatctgtttctctctctctctctcccttctttctgGACCGAGCTTCTACCCGAATCGAGCCACTACTCGATGGAGAAACGGATCGGGAATGAGGAATCGGCCGTCGAAAAAAGTTCGTTTCCTCGCGCCGTTGCTTCGCCGGTCACGGAGACACGAGCGAGAAGCGGGAGGTAAAGGTGTACGAGCGACTCCGTCCCAGAGCAGATAGTCGACTGCGCTGTCGTTCACCTCCTCCGCGCCTCCGCTCTTTGAACCGCACGAAGGCGTGCGGTTGCCTAGCTCCGCCCCCTCGGACAGGCCACGCCCCCGTGCCGCGCGGTTCCGCCAATCGCGCGCCCCGTGAACCGCGCAGGCGTGGCCTGTCGCGGTGAACCGACACGATCGATCCGCACGAACCGCTCTACCTATACGTTACGAACGCCACGCTGAAGGACGAACgccgcggcggcggcggcggcggctaACCCCAAAACAGCGATCCCTTTCCCCCCCCATGAATTATGCAGATCTTCGACTCGTTTTATTTCGTGCCCATGGATACCGTGTCCTGCTCGGCCATTCCTCCGCAACCCCATCGAACCCCAAAATTTTCGTCATAGTCGTGGATTCCGCCGTTACttagaggagagagagagggcatCGTGGCGACACTGGAGCAGGATTTTTAGTCGTTTCCGATTCCCGATCTTCGGCGGAGTGGATACAAAACCCGTTCGATGTTTTTCGAAGGATATACGTTGTGGCTATCTTTATACAGGCCTCGTCTCGCGAAGAGGTGATTCGGTTCGAAGTAAGAAATTCGCGCGGCGGACACTGACGAGATCCGAGTCGAGTTGAATTATCGGATTTAACAGGGGAGAGGGTTTCGTTTACGATCGTTTTTATCGAGAATCGGACGCGCGCCGCGGGGGAAAAAGAACtcggtataaaattttacgtttaACGACGACAACGATAACTCTACCATTAAGGCTTGTAAATCGCGGGAGAACGATACGAACGCGGGTAAAGTGTGGCCGCGCGCGAGCGAGCGAACGAGCAATTTCGCCGTTGGGAAACGCTTTTTTCCTCTCACTTTGTTTTTACGgggcaataataataacgtaaaTTCCTGAACGATCGGCGCGCGGAGAGTGAGCGGCCATCGGTTAACGAATGTCATTGCGTCGAGGAGATAAGGATGGGAATTTCTGGGAGGAATTAAGATAAGGGGTACGAGTTGGAATCGTCGTAGGCGTACAGCGACCGTGAAACGCTCGGTAGCGAATGCATTTGACGAGGCCGTTACGGTATCCTGCCAGCGCGTGCACACAAGTGTTAATATcgtagataataattattccgtAGTGGTTTTTACGATATCGTTTCGAACTGACCGGGATGAAAATTGAATGGCGAATTATTTTGGATCTTGGTTATTAAGATACAAATTTTACGGTTGCTGGATATCTCCTTTGTGGGAAGAAAAGTTGTGAAAGCGATTGGAAATCGAGGACGAGATGTTGTTGGCTTTAATTAAATGGttgtttcccttttttttttttcttttttaataacttcggtaagaaagaatattttgaatttacaaattttatttcatccatATTTActcagaaaatttttgtttttccagTACATTAGCAgagtttgaaataaattaatccgtGTCATTGATTCTTAAGatcatttacataataattgattaaagttttaaaatctcTAAAGAAACtgattatctttaaataaaaatgtttaatatttaattatttaattctttttataaattaaataattttgcaattttctgATTTAAAAGAGTTAGAAAATCTCTATGCGTTTTTGCGGAATAAGGGATCTTTGGAATATCACGATTACAATGAAAGAAtttgtttcgtttcaaaatatcaaacgaattaataacaaaGGATTCGGATTTTTCATGATTcataatacaaaatgaaaagaatttagtCGCAATTAACTATTCCTCTTATGAGacgaaatgtatttattaattatttacatcatGTATGTTCGAACAATGATTCgagtagaaataaatatcgtttaaataatataaaaaagtatttacatACAACAATACGGTGAGCTACCGACGGCAGCTCAATCGCTAACTCATTATAAACATTGGATTAATTTAACGAGAATGGATCGCGAAACGTTTCACATCACCCATATAGACGAGCAACTAATCGGGTACTTAATTAAATCGCTTTCGTATCGTAACTCTACGCGGAGAAATCGCTTCGTTAAATAAGCAAGAGATTCCGCTCCAAGCGAAAGCTTCgatcattgtaaaaaaaaaaagaaaaaaatatccggTTATGATATCCTTTAAATCCTACGCGCATCCAGTCGATTTCGGACTGTCTCGATTAACGTAGCCATTAACGTGGAAAGTTTTAACGCGTCttcctcgaaattttttatacataaattaacgAGTTAAACTTAACAATTACTCATTACTTTCGCGCGAAACGAAACGGTAGGAAAAGTGGGATATTGCACTGGAACGAAACGCTTGTGAACCGATAATAATGACCGACGTTCGACTCGCATTAATCGTGTCGTGGGATCATAGAGGAAAATTTACGGAAccgtgaaacaaaaaaaaaaaaaaaaaaaagaaaagaaaagggaaaggaaagaaggaaaggaagaagaaaagaaaagggggtAAGGTCAATAGACAGATTCGTTACACCATCCCCGATACCCTGGCACACTGAATCTTGTGCAAGAAGATATATCGAGTGAAAGTAAGACTTCCCGCTTCTGCAAGGGTAAAAAGCAGGCAAAGAACCGTCGCGAAAGCAGCAGATTCTGAATGTTCCGTGATTCACGCGAGTCACCGAGTACCTTTAAAgcgaaactctctctctctctctcactctctcactctctcattctctctctctctctttttattatacactCCTCTTTAGCTGGAAGctttaaaagcaaaaattatCAGCTAAAGCTTTTCGAGGGCACGGCTATTGGTCAACAGCTCTCTGGTCAGTCTCCACACTTGTTTAGCCGCGTTCTCCAAACCGCTAGGCGACTTCCCTTTGAACAGATCCAAATTGGGCAAGAAATAGTGAGGGCATCTTCGACACTGGAGGCAGGATATCAATTGCAGGAAAATTCCGTTAATACGATCCGCTATACAACCCTCGTCCCACTCGGTCTCCAGAGGGTGCTTCTCGCATTCGTAGAGCAACAACGTCTTCATGTGATAGCTGGTCACCGGATTTCCGGGAAGATCGAGGTGTCTGTCCCTCAGGGTCTTGAGAATGCTGAGGCATCGCCTGCGGCAGCCACCTTGCAACAATCTCGTCTCCGCTTCCGTGAACGAGAGAACCCACGCGTCACCCTCCATAGCCGATTGCTTCCCTTGAAGGGCCACGCTTTCCTTCGACAACAGATCGAAACCCTCGGTCTTAACCTCGGCGACGAGGTTAGGATGAGGCCAAGGTATGTGAGGGATCGGCCAATGGGCAGCCGATCTCGGCCAAACCCCCGAACATTTGAACGCCGGCGTGATCTGGACCACGTATCTCTCCCTGATCCGTAGCTTCACCTCGGTCGTGTCCGCTATCATCTTCACGGAATCCCTGTAGGCGCACTTGTCGCATGCCTGCGCCACCAACGTTTGAAATCTCGAGCGGATCTTCCGCGCGGACAGGTAGCCGGAGGCGGTGATGAACTCGACCCAGAGCGACATGGATCTCTTCCGGCCGTCGCTGAGCTTGAGCACGGCGCAACCCGGCAGGGTGCCGTCGTCGACGAAGTTGAACACTCCCATCTGGTTCAGGTAGAGGACCACCTCGAATTCGCCTGGCGAGATCACCTCGAGGCCCTCGTACCGGCCGTTGCACTCGGTCAAAGAGGAGATGAACCGTGGCTCCTGCACCTCCACCTCCTTCAACACCTCCTGCACCACCTTGCACACTTCTCTGATCGTCTTTTGTACCTGGCCCATACGAGCTTGAACCCGCTCACCGTAATACTTGTTCATCTGATACAGCATCTTCGACTGGGCTGCCATCATGTCCTGGGGCAACAGCATGTTGTCGCGGTATCCTGTCCCGATAACGGTGAAGCTTTCTGGTGAACTGTTCCTAACTGGAACCGATTCACGTCTCATTCTTTCGCTTGGGCACGCGTCATCCCGATCAATTTCGCTTTTTACCATCCATGTGCTCGAGTTGTTTTCCTTGAAATCCGATCGCGACGACAATCGATGGAAATCACTCTGGAGAAGAAAGAGTCACGGAACGAGGGAAACGTGGTACGAGCGTAGTTGGATCGGGCGTCGGCAGGTGTTGTACGAGCGCGACTCGAGGTGCTCCGCGCGCGCGACGACAGAGAGAGCACCGGTGGTGACCACCAACCCGTTCCACTGGCGTTGTAGTTGTGTGCCGGTTTCCAAAGTCCCGCCTTCAGCAACGACAGGGTCACGTGGAGCGTGCGCGGTTTCGCCACGCCCCCTGTCGTCCCTCCTCTCTTGCCACTGCACCGCGCGCACCGTCGTCTCACACCCTTTCGACCCGCTCGTCGTATTTTTCATCCCGCTTTAGTTATTTAGCGCGGTTCCTTTCGTCGTGAACGGGGGATGCTGGACCGGATCTTATCTGTAGGGTAAGTTGCGTGATATCGAGGATGCAATTGCGCGAGTTGTGAATGAGACGTGTCGTATCGACACTTTGGGTGGAGGTAATTGCGTCGAGAATAAGTAAGTTTTGAAAGGGATGAACCTTGTTAATAGGTAAGCATAGTTTGTAATAGAAGTTTTTCAGGAATAAGTTAATAAGTTTTTCAGGAATAAGTGAATAAGTTTATGTTTTATGTTAAGTTATGTTAAGTTATGTCGAATATGTTTAATGGaatcaatatcgataaatGGAAATGGTAAAAGTATAGTTGATAATTTCTacttgaaaatgtaaaaatcgaTCAGTTTATACGGATTTTTTATAAGCTGCATTAACTAGAGGCAATTGCCAAAATATCTTTTAGAGATGTCcacttattaatattgaattacaaTTGATT
This window encodes:
- the LOC550922 gene encoding protein mab-21-like encodes the protein MVKSEIDRDDACPSERMRRESVPVRNSSPESFTVIGTGYRDNMLLPQDMMAAQSKMLYQMNKYYGERVQARMGQVQKTIREVCKVVQEVLKEVEVQEPRFISSLTECNGRYEGLEVISPGEFEVVLYLNQMGVFNFVDDGTLPGCAVLKLSDGRKRSMSLWVEFITASGYLSARKIRSRFQTLVAQACDKCAYRDSVKMIADTTEVKLRIRERYVVQITPAFKCSGVWPRSAAHWPIPHIPWPHPNLVAEVKTEGFDLLSKESVALQGKQSAMEGDAWVLSFTEAETRLLQGGCRRRCLSILKTLRDRHLDLPGNPVTSYHMKTLLLYECEKHPLETEWDEGCIADRINGIFLQLISCLQCRRCPHYFLPNLDLFKGKSPSGLENAAKQVWRLTRELLTNSRALEKL